The segment GCTGGGACGCATGTCGTTCGGGGATGTCGTTGAGCTATCCTCCAAGGTCACGGTTGCGCGCATGCTGGAGCGGGATGATTTTGAGAAAAGATATCATAGTGGACAGCCGATCAGCATTCATGAATTTTTCTACCCGCTCATGCAGGGCATGGATTCGGTAGAGCTGAAAAGTGATGTGGAGCTTGGCGGCACGGACCAGAAATTCAATCTGTTGATGGGCAGAACATTGCAGAAGGAGTATGGCGTGGAGCAGCAGGCGATTGTGACGCTTCCGCTGATTGAAGGGCTGGACGGCGTTCAGAAGATGAGCAAGAGCCTGGGCAACTACATCGGTATTGATGAAGAGCCTAATGAAATGTATGGCAAATCCATGTCGATTCCGGATGAGCTGATGCTGAAATACTATAGTCTGGCGACAGATATCAGCAATGAAGAGCTGACCGCATTGACTGAAGGATTGGAGAAGGGAACTGTGCATCCGAGAGATGGGAAGATGCAGCTTGGTCATACCTTTGTACGGATGTACCATGGTCAGGACGCGGCGGATGCTGCGCAGCAGCATTTCGTGACCGTGTTCCAGCAGCGCGCCCTGCCGGAGGACATCGAGGAGTTTGCGATTCCGTCCGAGGAGCTCGTGGACGGAGAAATTCGGCTAATCCGGCTGCTGACCTTAGTAGGGTTTGCAGCATCGAATGGAGAAGCCAAGCGCAGCATTCAGCAAGGCGCAGTTAAATGGAACGAAGAGAAGCAAAGTGACTTTAACGGAAGCATCAAGCCGGCAGATGGAGATATTCTTCAAGTGGGTAAGCGCAAATTTGCGAAGTTAAAGCTTTCTTAATACAGAAAGACAGAAAGACAGAGCAGCAGGCCGGCAGACGAAGCTGAACATCACCTTCAACCTGCCGGCCTTTCTGCATACAGAGCGAGGCATATGTTATAAAAAAAATCCCCCGGTGTTTCCACCTGGGGATTCTTATATTAGCGGTTGTAGAATTCGACGATTTGCTTCTCATCGATGTCCTGGGACAGCTCGGAGCGCTCTGGCAGACGGATGTACTTGCCTTCCATTGCGTTCTCATCAAACTCCAGGTAAGCTGGCAGATGCACACGGTTAGCCATTGCATCCTTGATTGCGGACAAGCCGCGGCTTTTCTCACGAAGGCCGATCACGTCGCCAGTGGAAACGGAGTAGGAAGCGATGTCCACTTTCTTGCCGTTTACAGTAACATGACCATGAGCAACCAGCTGACGAGCACCTGCACGGGAATTGCTCAGACCCAAACGGTATACGAGGTTGTCCAGACGGCTCTCGAGCAGGAACATGAAGTTCTCACCGGCAATACCTTTCATGTGCTGTGCTTTGTCAAACAGTGTGCGGAATTGCTTCTCGCCCAAGCCGTACATGTGACGAAGCTTTTGCTTTTCTTGAAGCTGCATACCGTAGTTGCTCATCTTTCTCCGTTGGTTAGGACCATGCTGACCCGGAGGGAAAGGACGCTTCAATTCTTTGCCAGTACCGCTGAGGGAAATACCCACGCGACGGCTCAATTTAAATTTAGGACCGGTGTAACGTGCCATGTAATATAGACTCCTTTGTAATTAGGTTTCATTTAGGGCTCTATTTGCGCCGTATTTGTTCATCGCTGTCTATATTGACAGATCTGACAGGAAAGTTCAGCCGCTGTCCCGTCAGCAACAAATTCGTGAGGGTGACACAATCATCCGCCCAAATTCAAATGAATGCATTGCATTCTTTTTCAACAATAAATATTATATGAAATAGGGGTGTAAAGTCAAGAATAACGTAACCCGGAACTTTGTCTAATTTTGTCGATAGGACTACAGACCTAAAAAACATGTATGAAATAACTAAAATGTAATGCAATACTAGGTAAAAAAGAGTAATATAATATTGTTATACGAGAACTTTGTTCAAATAATCAAATTACATAAGAAGGCGCCTGTATTGCTTGCTTATCGCTACGAACTGGAAATGAATGGATAGGCATGCAGGGGTGATTGCACGTTTTATTTCATGAAGCACATGTGGGTCTTTAGGCAGACCTTATAATGGTGCAAAGGAGCGCCCGATATGTCAGAAGAACAACGGAAGGCATCTTCAGCCTCCTGCGGGACGACTGCTCTGCCAGACGGGGCAGCATCCTGCGGGCTGATCAGCAGAAGTGCCGGAACCAGGCATCACGATCTGGATATTACGATCTATGACCAGCCGTATCTTCAACCGATTATGGAGGAGAGCTTTCTGGAATGGAAGAGCGAAGCCTCCAGCCTGCTGTCGCAAGTCGGTGGAGAATGGGCAGTGCTGAATTCCGAGGGCGTCTGGCTTGCGGGGGATTCTGCCTTGCAGGACTATTTCCTGGCCGGCGATGACGAGACTCTGCAGAGAGTGCTGCGTACCGGGCAGCCGGCGGCGGCGGTTAGTGACGCCGTGATGGGCGGCAGAACGGTATGTGCTGTTCCGCTTCAGTCCAGGACACGGGGCGAGCTGTTCGGAGCTCTGGTGAGAGTGTCGCTGGAGGACAAGCTGGATGAGCGCGTTCTGGTGCTCACGGAGGCGGCTGGACTCCTTTTGCGTTCCTGTTTTTACCGGGGATTTCAATCCATCTTTGTCAACGATTTGGAGAAGGTATACGTTCAGGCCGCTAAGGAGGCCCGCCAACGCTCCATTTTGTTTCAATATATCAAGAGGATGCATTCACGCATCGATGTGGACAAGGTGCTGACAGAGGTAATGGAGAGCATTCTCGGTCTTTATCCGGAGGTAGGTCTGGAGCTGTTTATGTCTCAGGACCACGAGAGCAACCATCCATTAGTGAAGCCGCTGCTGCTGCATCACTGGCAGGAAGAGATTTATGTAAGGACCTTTATGGAAGGCACCGTCACAACGCTGCACCGGGGCTCAGGAGAAGAAGCCCGCGTAGAGATCGGTGTTCCGGTCGGCGGGAAGCAGGGGGTTTACGGTGTGCTTCATTTGAAGGCGACGGGGCCGCTTATGGAGGAGCTGGATGTAGAGCTGCTGGAAATGATGGCGGATGCCGCGGGCACGGCTTTTGAGAACGCCAAGCTGTATGAGCAGTCCAACGTTATGATACACGAGCTGCGGATGATTAACGAGCTGACCCAGCGGCTTAGCAAAAGCCTGCACCTGGCCGATATTTACCAGTTTGCCAATCAGGAGCTGCGAAAGATTCTGGGTGCGCACTATTGCTGCATTCTCGTGATGAATGAGGAACTGGGCGCACTGGAGGTGGCCTCCTGTAATGCCCCATGGCTGGCCAAGGAAGTGTTCCCGAAGGAATACGGCATCGGCGGGCATGTCTACCAGAGTAAGGAGCCGTTCATTCTGGCGGATTATGCGGCGGAGCGTCCGGCGGAGTCGAAGCTGATGGAGACGACCGGGTCCAGCTCCATGATCGCAACCCCGTTGATGGTCAACGGGGGGATCCGCGGGGTTATCCTGATGTCGCACCGGAAGAAGCACTATTTCTCTTACGATAACTACCGGCTGCTCCAAACGCTCTCCAGCCATATCGGTCTGGCTGTAGGAAACGCCTCGCTGCATGCCGAGGTACGGAGGATGGCGAACCGGGATATGCTGACTGAGCTGTATGCTCGCCATTATCTGGATGAAGCCATCCAGAAATGCCAAAGCCGCGATTTCTGCGGGTCCCTGATTCTGGTGGATATTGACCATTTCAAGCGGGTGAATGACACCTTCGGCCATCAGAAGGGCGATAAGATTCTCAAGCAGGTCAGCAATGTCATTAAATCCTCGATTCGCCAAAGCGATATAGCTGCCAGATGGGGCGGCGAAGAGCTGGCGGTGTACCTCCCAGGTCTGGGCATTGACCAGGCGTTTCAAGTGGGGGAACGTATCCGCCAGCGCGTGGAGCAGGAAACGGATCCTTTGGTAACGGTATCCTGCGGGATTTCGGAGTGGAACTGGACACAGGAGCGGATCAGCGTAGAATCCCTCTTTTACCGGGCTGACATGGCGCTCTATCAAGCCAAGAACAGCGGCCGGAACCAGATTATGATCGAAGAGACCGAATCGTCCGGAGATTAATGAATCTAATCTTAATCGGGAGGGGCTGTCCCCAAGTAGATCATTCTATTTGAAGCATAGCCTCGATCACATGAAAAGAACGTGTACAA is part of the Paenibacillus algicola genome and harbors:
- the tyrS gene encoding tyrosine--tRNA ligase, with translation MKWEELTEVQQQEVERQLDVIARGAVEIVPEEDMRQKVMRSVVSNEPLRIKLGMDPSAPDLHLGHTVVLQKLRQFQELGHEVQLIIGDFTGRIGDPTGKSETRKQLTEEDVIRNAETYQKQIYKVLLPELTKVYFNSHWLGRMSFGDVVELSSKVTVARMLERDDFEKRYHSGQPISIHEFFYPLMQGMDSVELKSDVELGGTDQKFNLLMGRTLQKEYGVEQQAIVTLPLIEGLDGVQKMSKSLGNYIGIDEEPNEMYGKSMSIPDELMLKYYSLATDISNEELTALTEGLEKGTVHPRDGKMQLGHTFVRMYHGQDAADAAQQHFVTVFQQRALPEDIEEFAIPSEELVDGEIRLIRLLTLVGFAASNGEAKRSIQQGAVKWNEEKQSDFNGSIKPADGDILQVGKRKFAKLKLS
- a CDS encoding sensor domain-containing diguanylate cyclase codes for the protein MSEEQRKASSASCGTTALPDGAASCGLISRSAGTRHHDLDITIYDQPYLQPIMEESFLEWKSEASSLLSQVGGEWAVLNSEGVWLAGDSALQDYFLAGDDETLQRVLRTGQPAAAVSDAVMGGRTVCAVPLQSRTRGELFGALVRVSLEDKLDERVLVLTEAAGLLLRSCFYRGFQSIFVNDLEKVYVQAAKEARQRSILFQYIKRMHSRIDVDKVLTEVMESILGLYPEVGLELFMSQDHESNHPLVKPLLLHHWQEEIYVRTFMEGTVTTLHRGSGEEARVEIGVPVGGKQGVYGVLHLKATGPLMEELDVELLEMMADAAGTAFENAKLYEQSNVMIHELRMINELTQRLSKSLHLADIYQFANQELRKILGAHYCCILVMNEELGALEVASCNAPWLAKEVFPKEYGIGGHVYQSKEPFILADYAAERPAESKLMETTGSSSMIATPLMVNGGIRGVILMSHRKKHYFSYDNYRLLQTLSSHIGLAVGNASLHAEVRRMANRDMLTELYARHYLDEAIQKCQSRDFCGSLILVDIDHFKRVNDTFGHQKGDKILKQVSNVIKSSIRQSDIAARWGGEELAVYLPGLGIDQAFQVGERIRQRVEQETDPLVTVSCGISEWNWTQERISVESLFYRADMALYQAKNSGRNQIMIEETESSGD
- the rpsD gene encoding 30S ribosomal protein S4, with amino-acid sequence MARYTGPKFKLSRRVGISLSGTGKELKRPFPPGQHGPNQRRKMSNYGMQLQEKQKLRHMYGLGEKQFRTLFDKAQHMKGIAGENFMFLLESRLDNLVYRLGLSNSRAGARQLVAHGHVTVNGKKVDIASYSVSTGDVIGLREKSRGLSAIKDAMANRVHLPAYLEFDENAMEGKYIRLPERSELSQDIDEKQIVEFYNR